A single window of Salvia splendens isolate huo1 chromosome 6, SspV2, whole genome shotgun sequence DNA harbors:
- the LOC121806389 gene encoding uncharacterized protein LOC121806389, with protein MDDFIDVFLNEEPIDPSVGQANESHERVEERIRQLQGVTFRAGERQRQSQRCERNPVGIRVVFSDALVNTDVESGILVENEGVGTVDKARESGCKRDRSHLVGEALALAMESPAKKGDKEGGSLYDCNICLELVRDPVLTCCGHLFCWACFYQVEYVDSRSKECPVCEGEVTDANVIPIYGNSSGGEGECDRERETASHLNLKVPPRPKARRIERARKRD; from the coding sequence ATGGATGATTTCATTGACGTTTTCTTGAACGAAGAACCGATAGATCCCTCGGTTGGTCAGGCGAATGAGTCGCATGAGAGAGTGGAGGAGAGGATTCGGCAGCTGCAGGGAGTTACATTTCGCGCGGGGGAGCGGCAGAGGCAGAGCCAGCGCTGCGAGCGGAATCCTGTGGGGATTAGGGTTGTTTTCAGTGATGCATTGGTTAATACGGATGTTGAGAGTGGAATTCTTGTTGAAAATGAGGGTGTGGGCACTGTGGATAAGGCTAGGGAAAGCGGGTGTAAAAGAGATCGATCACATTTGGTGGGGGAGGCGTTGGCATTGGCTATGGAATCTCCAGCCAAGAAGGGGGATAAGGAGGGTGGTAGCTTGTATGATTGTAATATATGCTTGGAGCTGGTCAGGGATCCTGTGTTGACTTGTTGCGGTCACTTGTTTTGTTGGGCCTGTTTTTATCAGGTGGAGTACGTTGATTCACGTTCTAAAGAATGTCCTGTTTGCGAGGGAGAGGTGACTGATGCCAATGTCATTCCGATTTATGGGAACAGCAGTGGGGGTGAGGGTGAGTGTGATCGTGAGCGTGAGACAGCATCTCacttgaacttgaaggttcctccACGCCCTAAAGCTCGTAGGATTGAGAGAGCTAGGAAGCGGGATTGa
- the LOC121807999 gene encoding uncharacterized mitochondrial protein AtMg00300-like: MEAKRKHSLYYLMAETVIGSANVAQHESLSSWHSRLDNVGEKGINELAKQGVIKIDAYDGLKKCEPCILGKAKKLPFTSGKHTSTTPFAYAHSDLWGPSQVESMSGGKYFISIIDDYSRKVWVYILKDKSQAFGKF, encoded by the coding sequence ATGGAGGCCAAGAGGAAACACAGTTTATACTACCTCATGGCTGAGACTGTTATTGGATCTGCTAATGTTGCACAGCATGAGAGCTTGAGTTCATGGCATAGCAGATTGGATAATGTTGGTGAAAAAGGAATCAATGAGCTGGCTAAGCAAGGTGTTATCAAGATAGATGCATATGACGGTCTTAAGAAATGTGAGCCATGCATTTTAGGGAAGGCAAAGAAGCTTCCATTCACTTCTGGAAAGCACACCTCAACTACACCATTTGCCTATGCTCACAGTGATCTCTGGGGGCCATCTCAAGTGGAGTCTATGAGTGGAGGTAAGTACttcatctccatcatagatgattatTCTAGAAAAGTTTGGGTCTATATACTGAAGGATAAGTCTCAGGCATTTGGGAAGTTCTAA